DNA from Penaeus vannamei isolate JL-2024 chromosome 3, ASM4276789v1, whole genome shotgun sequence:
GATTAGCAGCATATCTCCGGGGCGCCCAATCTTTACACAGTTATTGTATATCAACTGAATTATGACATTACATCTACTAAAGGCTCTCGGTTTCTGAATATATTCTAGTGTGTgccacggggattgtgtgtagaCTCATTACTGCAGTAAGCATTTAATGTCTATACATCTATTATGATCCTATTACCATTTTGTGATGGACTGTGTAATGCATCTAATTCGATGCTGTTCATACTGGGTCAAGCCTCGAGTCGCTGAGGGTCGAATCCTGGTCAATGAAGGttactgtatatgcacacacacacacacacacacacacacacacacacacacacacacacatgcataaatgcataatgGCAGACATACTGAGaaacaaataagtgaataaacaaaatacGGTAATATATAACTGAGGTTAGATTacttgaaataaagaaaaaggttaTTCTGTCGAAAATGTAACTTAGAAACATGCCATTTACAGCAATAGGAGgatattctctctcattcatccttAGCCTGCAAGCGTCATAACAAACTCCATCCAAATACCTGCAGTAAGACAGCACTCGCACGAGGAGCCGCGGCATCTGCTCTTGAGGGTCTGAGTCGTACACGTTCCTGCCTTGACGCATTTGCCTCCCTGGTTTCTGCATTTTTTGGGGGTCTTCTTGCAGAGGCGCTTTTCTCCGTCAGTGTCCTTTGATGTAACCTTCATTCCTGATCTTTGGATGTTAATTGCTTGTGGCTCCTTTTCCTGACCTTTTGCTTTGGTTGGCatcgctttgtttttctttatcccttcttttgttttctccttttcgACGCCGTTCTTTCCTTTATGTTCCTTATTCTGTCTTTCTGGTCCCCGGTTCTCCCTTgagttctctttgtttctcctttgattcttcttcttatctttcttctgctGTTGTTTTCGTGTCTTTCgatcctcctttttcattttcttagtgTTTCTACCAGTacctttcttgcttgctttgtcTTCCCCTTTCTGTTGTCTTAACTTCCTCTTGTTGTTTCTTTCCGTTTCCCTTCTGCTTGCGAGATCTTTCCCACGGTTAGAATTGCCGCCTTTTGCAAGCACCCCGCGCCGGCCACAGCACACTCGTTGTCCTGGGCAGTCTTCCTCAAGGAGTGGGGCGCGGCATGATTTTTTGCATACTCCACCCGACAATACACAGCTGTTGTCCTTCTTCCGGGCGTTGGCGCTAACACTCTCCTTATATAAAAAGCAAATGTATGGAACATTATTTTTAGAATATTCATCAGAAAAAAAGAGTTCTTAACTCGTTGTAAAACCTTGTCAACAGGGTTCTtaatttattatgattttacGCATCGATCGCTCCTCAAATTACCATCAAATAGTTGTTCTATCTATCACCTTATCCCGTTCCTggatattttggatttttttttattactattggtattttgATAGGAttacgaggatgatgataatatgatgttgACAATATTAAAAGCAGTATTGATAGTAATCCCTGTCGAAGAAAAGGTTAACAGATGATTTATGTGTTAATCAGCTACTACTAAATGACTCCTTATTGGCTAACCGCACATAGACCTACTAGTGTGCAACGAATTCCCATAAAACACAGAGGAtagtacatacacaaatatatatgcatatgtatatatatatacatatatatatatatatatatatatatatatatatatatatatgtaaatgtgtatatatatgcatatctatatatgtatatgtgtatatatattcatatatatgtgtatatttatgtatatatatatatatatatatatatatatatatgtatatatatatatgcatatatatatatatatatatatatatatatatatatatatatatatatatatatatatatatatatatatatatacatatatatatttacatatatatatatatatatatatatatatatatatatatatatatatatatatatatatatatatatatatatatatataaacatatatatatacactcagacacacacgcatacgtgcatacatacataaacaagcacacacacacatgcaaaagcatacacatacacacacacacacacatgcaaaagcaaacagatgcatacacacatgcaaaaatatacacatgaacacacacacacacaaacatgcaaaagcatacacatgcacacacacacacacatacacacatacacacacacacaaacatgcaaaagcatacacatgcgcacacacacacacatacacacacacacacacacacatacacacacacacacacacacacacacacacacacacacacacacacacacacacgcatatatatatatatatatatatatatatatatatatatatatatatatatatatatatatatatatatatatatgcacacacacacacacacacacacacacacacacacacacacacacacacacacacacacatacacacacacacacacacacacacacacacacacacacacacacacacacatatatatatatatatatatatatatatatatatatatatatatatatatatatttatatttatatacatatatgtacacacatacatacatacatacatacatacatatgtatatatatatatatatatatatatatatatatatatatatatatatatatatatatgcatatgtatatacatatatgtacatacatacatacatacatacatacatacatatatatatgtatatatatatatatatatatatatatatatatatatatatatatatatatatatatatatatatatatatatatatatatatatatatatatctaatatatatatatatatatatatatatatatatatatatatatatacatatacatatatatatacattcacacacacacacacacatatatatatgtacacacacgcacacacacacacacacacacacacacacacacacacacacacacacacacacacacacacacacacacacacacacacacacacgcacacacacacacacacacacacacacacacacacacacacacacacacacacacacacacacacacacacacacacacacacacacacgaatacacacacacacacacacacacacacacgcgcgcacacacacacacacacgaacacacacacacacacacacacacacacacacacacacacgaagacacacagacacacacacacacacacacacacacacacacacacacacacacacacacacacacacacacacacacacacacacacacacaaacacatttatatgtgtatgtatattatatatatatatatatatatatatatatatatatatatatatatatatatatatatatatatatatatatatatatatacatatatatatatatttatttatttatttatttatattatattatacatatatatatatatataaatatatataaatatatattatatatatatatatatatatatatatatatatatatatatgtatatatatatatatatatatatatatatatatatatatatatatatatatatatatatatatatatatgcgtacatatataaatgtatatatatatatatatatatatatatatatatatatatatatatatatatatatatgtatttatatatattcatgtatgtgcatatatgtatatacatatgcatatatatatatatatatatatatatatatatatatatgtatatatgtatgtatgtatatatatatatatatatatatatatatatatatatatatatatatatatatatatatatatatatatatatatatatatatgtatatatatacatatatatacatacatacatatatatatatatatatatatatatatatatatatatatatatatttatatatatatatatatatatatatatatatatatatatatgcatatatgcatatatatatgtatatatatatatatacatatatacatacatatatatatatatatatatatatatatatatatatatatatatatatatatatatatatatatatatatatatacacaaacatatatacatatatatctacatacacacacacacacacacacacacacacacacacacacacacacacacacacacacacacacacacacacatatatatatatatatatatatatatatatatatatatatatatatatatgtatatatatatatacatatatatatacatatatatatatatatatatatatatatatatatatatatatataaatatggttatatacatatatgtataggaatatatttatatatatctgtttttctatatctatttatgtatctaagtatctatatatattgatgtacatatatatatatatatatatatatatatatatatatatatatatatatatatatatatatatatatacacacacttatatatatgtatgtgtaccattatctatctatctatctatctatgtatctatttatctatgtatctatctatctatctatctatctatatatatatatatatatatatatatatatatatatatatatatatatatatatatgtattatacatatatatatgtatatatgtacatatgtacacacacatatagaaatatatatatatatatatatatatatatatatatataatatatataatatacatatctatatatatatatatatatatatatatatatatatatatatatatatatatatatatatatatatatatatatatatatatatatatacatatatatacatatatatatatatatatatatatatatatatatatatatatatatatatatatatatatatatatatataaacacacacaaatgcatatatagataatcaggtgaatataaataaataagtacatatacacacacacacatggatacatatatatatatatatatatatatatatatatatatatatatatatatatatatatatgtatatatatatgtatatatatatatatatatatatatatatatatatatatatatatgtatgtatgtatttatttatttattcgtatatcaCACAACATAAGATTTCGAAGATGCTAAAGAGCAAGTCTGAACTAAATTCAAATGGCAAGTAAGCCACTAGCCCTGCTGGTGGCCTTACCTGCACGAGCGCCAGCAAGCAGAGGATCACCCCCGCCAGGACTTGGACCTTCATGGCGACACTGCGCGAGAACAAGCTTGAATTTCAACTCTTGCTGCGCCTGCCGCTTCGGGAGTCAGGCGTTGGCTTAACGCTGCTCTGGGTCGGGATTGAACTCTCGGGGGGAAGTCAGGGTTTATATAAGCTAATGTAGGAGCTAGAAAAGTCCCTGGACACTTCCGTATGCTATTCATTTTATGAACACCTGTATAATTCGTTAAGTgatgaatatagaaaataatataatagacaaataaaaactcGTGGGCGTGTATCTATAGCTGTATGTCCTACTTACCCctcgatatacacatatacatatatacatacatatattatatatatgtatatatatatatatatctttatatatatgcatatatatatatatatatatatatatatatatatatatatatatgtatacatatatatatgcatatatgcatacatatgcatatatgcatgtatatatatgtatatatatgtatatatatatatatatatatatatatatatatatatatatatatgtatatgtatatatgtatatgtatatatatatatgtatgtatatatatatatatatatatatatatatatatatatatatatatatatatatatatatgtatatatcatatgtatgtatatatatatacatatatatacacaaacacacatgcaaacacacacacacacacacacacacacacatacatacacaaccacacacacacacagatacacacacacaaactcaatttACATTCAACTTATATTTGATTCAAAATAAGATTAAGCATGGATAGCAAAGGCAATACTAGACTATCAATATTCCCCATTAAGTATGGGTCATGTTATAGTCAAATAAAGATTTCTTTCGACTAAGTTATCGGAAAATAAACTGTACTATATCCGGGTTGCAACTCACACGGCAGCCCCAATGCAGTTGCAACTTACTAATTACTTTGGAATGTGGGACGTCATGATATGGAGGTAATTTCTGCCTCGAGTATCGCTCGACTGATGCGAAATACAAAATTGTAAACTGATTTGAGTATCCGGCCTCTGGAGAGCAAACATTAGGTCGAATATCCACCTAGCTTTACTCTGTGTTAGTAAAGCATTTCAagcaaaaacatacataaatgtctTTAGATAGGTGAATAGAGTGGAATCTTACTTCTGTAAATGTAAATTAATATCTCAAcaatcaaaaaagaagaaaagaatgtccTTTGATATCAAAGTTTCATACTTCTGTAATTTAAGGATTGTCCTTCGTGCGCAAGTCACCCAAACCATGCTTAACACATCATGGACACATCATATAAAACTAGAGAAAATAATCGGAACTAAAAATGTATGTCCTGCCAAAATTAGCTTGAGAAAAGTCATCGATCGTCTCATCTGCATATGAAAAAGTTATACATCTACGAAAAAAACCGTTTCGGAAGATCTCGagtcgaaagaaaaaagaaaagaaaagaagaagaagaagaagaagaggaagaagaagaagaaaaaaataggcttCCCtatctttgtctcgctctctcccttgaACAGGACTAGGGGCTCTTTCTCTTCCAGCGTTTACTGGAATtaacctcccgcccccccccccatttttgtATAATCTGTTGTTAAagaatatttattaaatattcatttattaaacAGATCCACTTCGGTTTGTTAAttgcctgaagaggaactcgtgaagtgttcgaaacgttatattttttttctattcttattttcatatatatatatatatatatatatatatatatatatatatatatatatatatatatatatatgtatatatatatacatttatatatatatatgtatatatatatctatatatttatatatatatatatatgtgtgtgtgtgtgtgtgtatgtgtgtgtgtgtgtgtgtgtgtgtgtgtgtgtgtgtgtgtgtgtgtgtgtgtgtgtgtgtgtgtgtgtgtgtgtgtgtgtgtgtgtgtgtgtgtacatataaatgtgtgtgtatatatatatatatatatatatatatatatatatatatgtatatatatatatatatatatatatatatatatatatatatatatatatatatatatatatatatatatatatatatatgtgtgtgtgtgtgtgtgtgtgtgtgtatgtgtgtgtgtgtgtatgtgtgtgtgtgtgtgtgtgtgtgtgtgtgtgtgtgtgtgtgtgtgtgtgtgtgtgtgtgtgtgtgtgtgtttgcgtgtgtgtgtatgtgtgtctttacatataaatgtatatatatatgtatttattatatatatatatctatatatatatatatatatatatatatatatatatatatatatatatatatatgtatatatatatatatatacatatatatatatatatatatatatatatatatatatatatatatatatatatatatatatatttatgcatatacctacatatatacatacatacatatatatatatatatatatatatatatatatatatatatgtatatatatatatagatatatatatatatatatatatatatatatatatatatatatacacacacacacacacacacacacacacacacacacacacacacacacacacacacacacacacacacacacacacacacacacacacacacaaacaaatatatatatatatatatatatatatatatatatatatatatatatatatatatatatatatatatatatatatgcaagtacatatatatatttatatatatgtatatatatgtaatatatatatatatatatatatatatatatatatatatatatatatatatatatatatatgtctgtgtgtgtgcgtgtgtgtgtatttatgtatatgtgtgtatgtgtgtgtgtgtgtgtgtgtgtgtgtgtgtgtgtgtgtgtgtgtgtgtgtgtgtgtgtgtgtgtgtgtgtgtgtgtgtgtgtgtgtgtgtgtgtgtctgtgcgtgtgcatgtatgcgtgtgtgtgtgtgtgtatgtctgtgcatatgtatgtgtgtgtgcataaataaactGTATTTTGTATAACTTATTGTTAAAGAATATtcattaaatattcatttattaaacGGATCCATTTTGGTTACAAATGTAACGTTTATAAACGTTACATTAgttttctattctcattgtggctattttcatttccacacatacacacacacacacacacacacacacatatatatatgtgtgtgtgtgtgtgtgtgtgtgtgtgtgtgtatgtgtgtgtgtgtgtgtacatatatatgtgtgtatatatatatatatatatatatatatatatatatatatacgtataaacatatatatatctttatgtatatgtttacacacatacatgtatatatatatatatatatatatatatatatatatatatatatatatatatatatatatatatatttaaatattatatatatatatatatatatatataacatatataaatatatatatatatatgtatatatatacatatatacatatatatatatatatatatatatatatatatatatatatatatttatttatttatttatttatttatctatttataaatatgtgtgtgtatgtatgtatgtacacacacacacacacacacacacacacacacacacacacacacacacacacacacacacacacacagatttatatatatatatatatatatatatatatatatatatatatatatatatatatatatgtatatatatatatatatatatatgtatgtatatatatatatatatatatatatatatatatatatatatatataaacagatatatatgtttatatacatacatacatacatacatgcatatacatatatatatatatatatatatatatatatatatatatatatatatatatatatatatatatatatatgtttacttatatatatgcatgtacatatataaatctatatatatgtatatatatgtaatatatatatatatatataaatatatatatatatatatatatatatatatatatatatatatatatatatatatatatatatatataaatatatacatacatgtatatatatatatatatatatatatatatatatatatatatatatatatatatatatatatatatatatgtgtgtgtgtgtgtgtgtgtgtgtgtgtgtgtgtgtgtgtgtgtgtgtgtgtgtgtgtgtgtgtgtgtgtgtgtgtgtgtatcatatatgacatatacatatatatatatatatatatatatatatatatatatatatatatatatatatatatatatatatatatatatatatatatatatatatatatatatatggagaacagTATTACAGGGAAGCCGCAGATTCTCTTCACGAAAAGCAACAGCACTTATGACAGTGCTACAAATTTCTTAGCTTTGTTTTACAGTAGCCTGCAgtatagtgtgtatgtgagtatgtatgtatatgtgtatatatatatatatgtgtgtgtgtgtgtgtgtgtgtgtgtgtgtgtgtgtgtgtgtgtgtgtgtgtgtgtgtgtgtgtgtgtgtgtgtgtgtgtgtgcatatatataaatgattataaacagcatatatatatatatatatatatatatatatatatatataaatatatatatatatatatatatatatatatatatatgcatgtatgtatgtgtatatatatatatatatatatatatatatatatatatatatatatatatatatatatatatatatatgtgtgtgtgtgtgtgtgtgtgtgtgtatgtgtgtgtgtgtgtgtgtgtgtatgtgtgtatgcatatatatatatatatatatatatatatatatatatatatatatatatatatatatatatatatatatgtatgtatgtatgtatttatgtatcacgcacacacccacacacacacacacacacacacacaggtctggacacaaatatatagatatatatatatatatatatatatatatatatatatatatatatatatatgtgtgtgtgtgtgtgtgtgtgtgtgtgtgtgtgtcagtgtgtgtgtgtgtgtgtgtgtgtgtgtgtgtgtgtgtgcgtgtgtgtgtgtgtatatgtatatgtatatatatatatatatatatatatatatatatatatatatatatatatatatatacatacatacatatatatacatatatatatatatatatatatatatatatatatatatatatatatatatgtgtgtgtgtgtgtgtgtgtgtgtgtgtgtgtgtgtgtgtgtgtgtgtgtgtgtgtgtgtgtgtgtgtatgtatatatatatatatatatatatatatatatatatatatatatatatatatgtatatatatatatatatatatatatatatatatatatatatatatatatatatatatatatatatgtgtgtgtgtgtgtgtgtgtgtgtgtgtgtgtgtgtgtgtgtgtgtgtgtgtgtgtgtgtgtatacatatttacatatcaatgGAAACACACATCTAAAAGATCCATTGTTTATAATTGGAGAGATGTATAGACCTAGCTGTAAACATTTACTTACGTATCTTTATACTATAaaggcatatcagtatagcaaaatttagtgttataacaaatagagtaaattataatgattatctgtGCATGGTTGGTTAACAATTCAATAGAGGGAAAGTAATAAGCAAAGATCCTACTCTCGCCTAGAACACAGGAATGTAAGTGCTCTGTACTAAAATCTTGTTTTACCCGAAAGCTGAATTTTGTTATCTTTAATAAGTGAATTAACATGGTTATGAAATCCCTGTGTATTTGATTGTGATTGTCTCCTGCTCGTCCCGAacacagagaagaaagagcggTTGATAGAATGAGGTAACACCACATGCCGTGACACTTGCCGGTAACGGAATTAGTTAAAGGAGATATTTCCTTTGGTATTTAGGAATAGACTGAGGATGTTTTGTATGTCAGAGTAAAGTTTAAGGAAGGAAACATGAAGGTTATATGTATGTACCAGTATGTAACAGCAAAATGCTAGTAGAATGGGAGTGACTGCCTCGATCACatctcatgtttgtttttattatgtttatgataatgattactgatTCTTAAttagtagggaaggggaaggcttaAAGTAGAATTAACCTTAGACTTAGATTAAGTGAGAAGAAAACCTTACTTGTTTTCTTATattcattgctaagatttacattgcgATATGCCACCTGgccattattatttgttaataaaataaaactattgGTCAAGGATGTTTCCATGCTCACTGTAGCTTTGGAACAAACCCAAccgaggaatgaattcaatccccctatgagccttaagaccgttaagTCATACTACGTGAAAATCCAGTAAATTTACTTTAAATGAAAAATCCCTATAcaccacaaatatacacacacacacacacacatatatatgtaaatacatacatacatacatacatacatacatacatacatatatatat
Protein-coding regions in this window:
- the LOC113815203 gene encoding cylicin-2-like; translation: MKVQVLAGVILCLLALVQESVSANARKKDNSCVLSGGVCKKSCRAPLLEEDCPGQRVCCGRRGVLAKGGNSNRGKDLASRRETERNNKRKLRQQKGEDKASKKGTGRNTKKMKKEDRKTRKQQQKKDKKKNQRRNKENSRENRGPERQNKEHKGKNGVEKEKTKEGIKKNKAMPTKAKGQEKEPQAINIQRSGMKVTSKDTDGEKRLCKKTPKKCRNQGGKCVKAGTCTTQTLKSRCRGSSCECCLTAGIWMEFVMTLAG